From a single Petrotoga sp. 9PW.55.5.1 genomic region:
- a CDS encoding DUF5723 family protein gives MKKIIILLLIISTFSMIIFSEALRSFESSLNPALLESTGNRSFFELVVSPDLLIYQNAYSTSDMFSWLTATKITFDFNELYTSLNGADLTFYTKDNIDGHFVANIFGFGLGAVVNVDLKSDLIFPNDLVKLIAEGNEIYQTDEGSIAFDLDSSIKAGLYGSYNFDSFSVGLTYNFFMPILYSKDTNIEYKFSTEDGILTAELNAKLELYSSFNDEELESLSFNSFTDKLFSNGGQAIDIGVTFGEPKDPTFGVAVKNIGIKPANVTNEITYNETITLFGDDSEESSPTTESQSVSQEYSYPLGVTGFVRIPVLVLDVIPYGEYYFEGQTFNWGLKAKTSLLNLLSLSLGIENYYDFWNLSLGFGINSRIFESRSEFSFTDKELTQIFDMRSLSFKTSIALGF, from the coding sequence TTGAAAAAGATAATAATATTATTATTAATTATTTCTACATTTAGCATGATTATATTTTCAGAAGCTTTAAGATCGTTTGAAAGCTCACTTAATCCGGCTTTGTTAGAATCAACAGGCAATAGAAGTTTTTTTGAATTAGTAGTATCTCCAGATTTACTAATATATCAAAATGCATACAGTACTTCAGATATGTTTTCCTGGCTTACAGCAACCAAGATTACTTTTGATTTTAATGAGTTATACACATCCCTAAATGGAGCTGATCTTACATTTTATACAAAAGATAATATCGACGGTCATTTCGTTGCAAATATCTTTGGTTTCGGCCTTGGTGCTGTAGTTAATGTAGATCTAAAAAGTGATTTGATCTTTCCCAATGATTTAGTAAAACTCATAGCTGAAGGGAACGAGATTTATCAAACTGATGAAGGTTCAATCGCATTTGACTTAGATTCTTCCATTAAAGCAGGTCTATATGGTTCATATAATTTCGACAGTTTTTCAGTTGGTCTAACTTACAACTTTTTCATGCCTATATTATATTCGAAGGATACAAATATTGAGTATAAGTTTTCCACTGAAGATGGAATTTTGACCGCTGAATTGAATGCAAAACTCGAACTTTATTCTTCTTTTAATGATGAAGAGCTTGAAAGTCTCTCTTTTAATTCTTTTACTGACAAACTTTTTTCTAATGGTGGTCAGGCCATAGACATAGGAGTTACCTTTGGAGAGCCTAAAGATCCAACTTTTGGGGTTGCTGTTAAGAATATAGGAATTAAGCCTGCAAACGTTACAAACGAGATTACTTATAATGAAACAATTACTTTATTTGGAGATGATTCTGAAGAAAGTTCTCCAACAACTGAATCTCAAAGTGTTTCACAAGAGTACTCATATCCGTTAGGTGTTACTGGCTTTGTGAGAATCCCTGTATTGGTTCTTGATGTTATTCCATATGGCGAATACTATTTTGAAGGGCAAACCTTTAATTGGGGCCTTAAAGCCAAAACTTCTTTATTGAATCTACTTTCACTTTCTTTAGGTATTGAAAATTATTATGATTTTTGGAACTTGAGTTTGGGTTTTGGAATAAATTCAAGAATTTTTGAAAGTAGAAGTGAATTTTCTTTTACAGATAAAGAACTCACCCAGATTTTTGATATGAGGAGCTTATCGTTTAAAACAAGCATTGCTTTA